GTCAAGTGAGTCTTGAGAAATCTCAATTCTGACGATCCAAGTCATAATCTCTGACCATTATACAGAATGGCCCCTCGTGCGCATTCCAAGACCTCGCGTGTCCCTCGTCGACCCTTCGAGTCTGCTCGTCTGTCAGTATTCACCGGCCACTGAACTTAGAGCATGGCTCTGTTCAAGTCGATTGTGACAAGGAAACTGACATGTTTTCATCAGGGACTCGGAGCTGAAGCTCGTCGGTGAATATGGCCTGCGCAACAAGCGTGAGGTCTGGCGAGTCGGTTTGACTCTGTCCAAGATCCGTCGTGCTGCCCGGTAAGTTTTTGTTGCCGTAGCCACCTCGAAGCGGTTTTCAAACTAATGGTCAATTCCTTGCAGTCAGCTTCTTACCCTCGACGAGAAGGACCCCAAGCGACTTTTCGAAGGCAATGCCCTGATTCGCCGTCTCGTCCGTGTCGGTGTCCTCGACGAGTCTCGCATGAAGCTCGATTACGTGCTCGCCCTGAAGATTGAGGATTTCTTGGAGCGCCGCCTGCAGACCTGCGTCTACAAGCTCGGCCTTGCCAAGTCCATCCACCACGCCCGTGTTCTGATCCGCCAGCGCCACATCCGCGTCGGCAAGCAGATCGTCAATGTTCCCTCTTTCATTGTCCGTCTCGACTCCCAGAAGCACATTGACTTCGCCTTGACCTCACCATTCGGCAGCGGCCGTGCTGGTCGTGTCCGCAgaaagaaggccaaggccgccgagaagggcgaggatggcgaggaggaggaggatgacgagtAAATGCATCACATATTGTGCTAATGACTCTCCTACATaagaagctggtggtgacTGAAGGATATCACAAGCAGGGGAAAAAAGGTTTCTCTTCCTAGCTTTCGGCGTTGGCCAAAGGATACAATGGAAtgatttaaaaaaaaaaaaacatgaaAACGTAATTTCCACAGGGATTTGACATGCCGTTCGTGAAAATGGAATCCCACGTCAGCTGTGAATAAAGTACATTTTGATGTCCGTAAAATGTCTGGCGAGGGTATTGGTTATGTAAAGAAATATGTATATGCAAAAAGATCGCTAACAATGGCGATTAGGTTTATATACAAAGTGATGTCCTTCAGCTTAAGAGCTCGTCTGTGCCTAGCAATTTTGCCATCGGATCCTGGGCAACGGTTCTCTTTCGGCGGTACTCATCCATTTCGGCTTCCGAGACCccattcatcatctctgccTGAGTACGCTTTTTGGTCTTGGCGCTTTCGTTCGTTGATTCTGGTTcaggctcttctttctccgtAGGCACCGGTTCAGCCTCCTGATCCAATGCAGGAGCACCAAATCGCTGACGCTCGGCAGCCTCCCAtgcttctttgccttcttcgccagTACAATAACTGTTCTTGATGAACGAGTGACAGCATGCATAGCCCCATTTGAAATTTGACCACCAGCTGCCCCAGACAGATGTATGGTTGTTGATCAGGGTATCCTCCACGTATTTTGATTTTGCGCTCCTGAGAGGGGCTCCCTTGATAAGACCTGCCTCATCGTACTCAACAAACGTTTCAGATTCCGCAATGGCCATATTGCGCAGTGCGGCCGGCATTGCTTTATGCCCATCGCTCCCGTACTTGTCCAAGAGTTTTTGTTCTCGCTCCATGCGCTTCTGCTCTGCCTCTTCCGCTTGCTTCTTACGGTAGAAGGCACCGGCCGTTGGATTGGCTTGCAAGTGTTGTGATGTATCACCGCTTTTCTCTTGTGCTTCCCACGCATACCTTTGCGCCTTTTCGAAgtcaccagcatcaccagagGATCTCATGaagccttcttctgcaaaTAAATCGGCTGCTTTGTCTGCCGTTGCGCCTGAATTGACGAGTGCTCTGGTTTTGGGGTCATACTTTGCAGATTCCAAGTCAAGATTGAGGAGATACTTGGCAGTGTCTTCTCGTATTCTAAGTTGTCTGGTTGCCGTGCTTTGATGCTTGCTCAtgtcgttttcttcagcatATTTATCGCCGTCATccttctcgtcgtcatcgtcgccatcGGTGGTTTTTTTGGCTTGTTTTCGTAGATCCTCCATTTGGTTGTAGTCGTCGATTACTTTGCGGTATTCTCTAGCATCGTACCCGTTCCAGCGATCTCGCTTTGCATCCCACCCAAGGTTGACATCTTGAATAATTTCGTCTGCCTGAATATCCTTGCCCGTCCACTTGGCACCCTTTGCTCGTGGTCGGCTCAGACAGTCTTTGGCTTTATGTGTCATTGAACCGCAGTTTTCGCAGGCACCTTTCCGGTACTTTGTCGCGGCTGGTCCAGCCTTCTTCCCACGATCGTACCATTGCGACTtttcattcttctcttcgcgACGCTGATGCTTGAGGTAATCATTGTCATcaccttcttcgccagcaTAAAATGGCCGTTTGCTAATGAAAGATGGGATGTAAATgttctcctccttggaggCGGCGCCTGTTTCCGATTttcgaggcggcggcggcggcggcatggtTCTTGAGAGAGCGGGATGATATGAAGGTAAAGCCGATTCTTTTTTGCAAGATCCAAGGTGCAACGGAAGGGAGCGGGATGATATGTGTGATGTATCGACTTTGTGAAGAAACGGGACAAGCTCAGAAAGGTTGAGATCTTGGTCGCGAAACAAGCATCTCGAATGTCAGTAAAGCGGATTGATAGGCCATTATCAGCACGTGATCACGCGCTTGAGAAACCCCACCAATGACGCGAGTTGACACGCCTCTTTCTTGAGCTTGTGATAATCGCGAAGCAATGCAATCGTCCACTCTCCGGCTGTTCTCGAGTCAAGCGTAGTCCTATGGATCTGTTCGCTGAGAAGAATGGGCTTGTTCCGCCTCCGTCTGAATTGTATTGATCATTACCAAGCGCTACCAAGTAGGCATGATCCGCCACTTCGCAATGACACCCAGGAAGCCCCGCCCTTGAATGCCACCAGAGTTCCCGTTATTCGGATATTTGGTTCAACCGAGTTCGGCCAGAAGGTTTGCGCTCATGTGCATGGGGTATTTCCTTATCTATATGTGGAATACGATGGCGACTTGGATCAAGATGCAGGTGAGCTGTGCATTGTAGCGCCCGCCTACCTTGTTGCTAAAAGATGCCGTCTATAGTTGGGGCGTTTATATACCGCCTACACCTCTCCATAGATCATGCGCTGGGCATAAGTTACCGACGCGATCAATATGGAGACAAGGTGAAGTATGTTGCGCGGATCACACTGGTGAAAGGAATACCATTCTATGGGTACTCTGTCGGCTATAAGCCCTTCCTCAAGATCTACATGTTCAATCCTCTTGTGATGACACGGTTGGCGGATCTACTTCAGCAAGGCGTTATCTTGAAGCGAAAGTTTCAGCCCTATGAAGCACATCTCCAGTATCTCCTCCAGTTCATGGTCGACTACAACCTATATGGATGTGATTATATCGAATCGTCGCAAACGTATTTCAGATTTCCAGTTCCTGCACACGATGCGAATAGTCCCACGTCTTCACATTCCTGGAATGAGCACACTGTTCCGGCTGCGTTCGTCACGAATGAACTCACACTCCCGCGAGAAAGTTATTGTTCGATTGAAGTCGATATCGCTGCCCAAAGTATCGCCAACAGAGGAAAGGTCCAGGAGCGACGACTTCACCATGACTTTACCGAGTTTATAAACCCCCCAGCCGGGGATTTAAAGCTTGTCTCTAGTATGGCTGGACTTTGGAAGGCCGAGGCTCGAAGGCGCCAACGTCAAATTCCATCCGACAAGACGCTTACCCAGCATTCCGGATCTTCTTTTCCACGAGAGGCCCTAGTGTCGATGTCGGCGGCGGACTCTCGATTATCCCAACTGCAGGCTTGGAtgcatgaagaagagtatCGCCAAAAGGTAGAATTCTTGATTTccaaagaaagagagcaATGCTACGAGTCAGAGTTAAGCCTAGATACCTTTTTGAAACCGTTACTCCAGGAAAGCTCCATTAAAACAGCGTTACAGTCTGTTGAAGATCTCTACCCTTATAATATATTGCCTATACTTGGGCTCTCTCCCAATGCAGCACAGCCAAACAAGGATCCTAGTAGCAGTATCGAGGTCGATGAAGCGAAACTTCAGCTATCTCAgctagatgaagatgacCTTCTCGCAGCGGATTCGGATGCATCCGATTTAGAACAATTAGAACAAGAGATTGGAAAGGAGCATGGGGATGAACCAATGAAAATTATCGATCACTTGTCACTTAACCCCAGGAGGGTGGAATTCAACAAAAAGTCCGAAACTGTGGGATTCAACATGCGGATCCTAGGGGTTGTTGAAAGCGGTTTTTCAATTGGCCAGATCCCACGAATCCCGTTACCATCTAGGCTTGTTGAAGCAGCGCAGCGCAACCACCTTACCCATAAACGTGGTGGAAGGGCTGTGACGAGTCAAGGGATCAAAGCAGTCAACA
This genomic stretch from Trichoderma breve strain T069 chromosome 1, whole genome shotgun sequence harbors:
- a CDS encoding s4 domain-containing protein; its protein translation is MAPRAHSKTSRVPRRPFESARLDSELKLVGEYGLRNKREVWRVGLTLSKIRRAARQLLTLDEKDPKRLFEGNALIRRLVRVGVLDESRMKLDYVLALKIEDFLERRLQTCVYKLGLAKSIHHARVLIRQRHIRVGKQIVNVPSFIVRLDSQKHIDFALTSPFGSGRAGRVRRKKAKAAEKGEDGEEEEDDE
- a CDS encoding pre-mRNA splicing prp18-interacting factor domain-containing protein; protein product: MPPPPPPRKSETGAASKEENIYIPSFISKRPFYAGEEGDDNDYLKHQRREEKNEKSQWYDRGKKAGPAATKYRKGACENCGSMTHKAKDCLSRPRAKGAKWTGKDIQADEIIQDVNLGWDAKRDRWNGYDAREYRKVIDDYNQMEDLRKQAKKTTDGDDDDEKDDGDKYAEENDMSKHQSTATRQLRIREDTAKYLLNLDLESAKYDPKTRALVNSGATADKAADLFAEEGFMRSSGDAGDFEKAQRYAWEAQEKSGDTSQHLQANPTAGAFYRKKQAEEAEQKRMEREQKLLDKYGSDGHKAMPAALRNMAIAESETFVEYDEAGLIKGAPLRSAKSKYVEDTLINNHTSVWGSWWSNFKWGYACCHSFIKNSYCTGEEGKEAWEAAERQRFGAPALDQEAEPVPTEKEEPEPESTNESAKTKKRTQAEMMNGVSEAEMDEYRRKRTVAQDPMAKLLGTDELLS